A genomic segment from Aegilops tauschii subsp. strangulata cultivar AL8/78 chromosome 1, Aet v6.0, whole genome shotgun sequence encodes:
- the LOC120966678 gene encoding uncharacterized protein → MTSCSAPLLYLCLLLVMCLLFLEEAHEVRHGGISPRSQHMALLHWKVSLASPPLQMSSWLENTSPCNWTGIMCTAVHHGRRMPWVVTNISLPDAGIDGQLGELNFAALPFLAYIDLSNNSLHGTLPASISSLSALSVLNLNYNLLTGKIPCETGHLQSLKVLDLSFNRLTGHIPASLGNLTMLTELVIHQNMVSGPIPEEIGRLVNLQTLQLSNSTISGLIPKTLGNLTQLIFLYLYGNQLLGPIPQELGRLVHLQSLELGINDLSGPIPISITNLTKMITLFLFQNQITGSIPPELGNLPMLSQLGLYRNQISGSIPPELGNLTMLNELIFYGNQITGPIPAELGNLMNLQIFDLSTNQISSSIPSILGNITKLVGLLLFENKITGSIPQEIGNLMNLKYLGLYQNQISGSIPKTIGKLQSIQTMEIYKNKLSGSLPREFGHLTSLIELGMSNNSLSGPLPANICSGGRLKYLYASFNMFSGPIPRSLKTCTSLVRIELMSNKLTGDISQHVGVYPQLITMSLASNRLSGHISPNLVGCTQLTVLHLAHNIIKGPIPRILSKLYNLVVLRLDYNHLSGEIPPELCILANLYILKLSSNQLSGSIPTQLGKLSNLGYLDISGNRLSGLIPEDIGGCMKLLSLKINDNNFSGSLSGTIGNLAGLQIMLDVSNNNFSGVLPQQLGKLEMLEFLNLSHNQFSGNIPSSFASMASLSMLDVSYNDLEGPIPTTRLLQNASASWFLPNKGLCGNLSGLPSCYLIPVAGHYKWKTLGCLLPISLVLAFGFVAAIFAIIMLSRNKRKPQESVTIEGRNLFSVWNFDGRLAFDDIVKATEDFKDNYIIGTGGYGKVYKAQLQDGQLVAVKKLHQTDEELDDEGRFRSEMEILTQIRQRSIVKMYGFCSHPGYKFLVYDYIQHGSLHGILENEELAKELDWNKRISLANDVAQAISYLHHECCPPIIHRDITSNNILLDTYFKAFVSDFGTAKILKPDSSNWSALAGTYGYIAPELSYTSVVTEKCDVYSFGVLVLELVMGKHPRDLLDGTLSSQEQAMLVKDIMDQRPTTPTTTEENSLALLIKLAFSCLESSPQARPPMREACQILIQRPSSSSCPIPFSALTLQQVRDAC, encoded by the exons ATGACATCATGCTCAGCACCATTGTTGTACCTCTGCCTACTGCTGGTGATGTGCCTTCTTTTCTTGGAAGAAGCACATGAGGTGCGCCATGGAGGGATCTCACCGAGGTCTCAACACATGGCCCTCCTACACTGGAAAGTTTCGCTTGCAAGCCCACCCCTACAGATGAGCTCTTGGCTGGAAAACACCAGCCCGTGCAACTGGACGGGCATCATGTGCACGGCTGTTCACCATGGCCGCCGAATGCCCTGGGTGGTGACCAACATATCCCTTCCGGATGCTGGCATCGATGGCCAGCTTGGTGAGCTCAACTTCGCGGCTCTTCCATTCCTCGCATATATTGACCTCAGCAACAATAGTCTCCATGGTACACTGCCTGCTAGTATCAGCTCCCTGTCAGCACTTTCGGTACTTAACCTTAACTACAACCTGCTCACGGGGAAAATTCCTTGTGAGACTGGTCACCTACAAAGTCTCAAGGTGCTTGATCTCTCATTTAATAGGCTCACAGGACATATACCCGCGTCTCTGGGTAACCTAACAATGTTAACTGAACTTGTCATTCACCAAAACATGGTATCAGGTCCCATCCCGGAGGAGATTGGAAGGCTTGTCAACCTACAAACTCTACAGCTAAGCAACAGCACAATAAGTGGTTTGATACCAAAAACCCTTGGAAATTTGACGCAACTAATTTTTTTGTACCTCTATGGTAATCAACTTTTAGGGCCTATACCCCAAGAACTAGGCAGGCTAGTCCATTTGCAAAGTCTTGAGCTTGGTATAAATGATCTTTCAGGTCCAATTCCAATCTCCATAACCAATCTTACTAAGATGATAACACTCTTTCTCTTTCAAAATCAAATCACGGGTTCAATACCCCCGGAACTAGGCAACCTCCCTATGCTAAGCCAATTGGGTCTCTACAGAAATCAAATATCTGGTTCAATACCCCCAGAACTAGGCAACCTCACTATGCTCAATGAACTCATTTTCTATGGAAATCAAATCACAGGTCCAATACCTGCAGAATTGGGAAATCTGATGAATCTCCAGATTTTTGACTTGTCCACCAATCAAATATCTAGCTCTATTCCTAGCATCTTAGGAAATATAACCAAGCTAGTAGGCCTACTCCTCTTTGAAAACAAAATAACTGGTTCCATTCCCCAAGAGATTGGCAATCTGATGAACCTCAAATATTTAGGGTTGTATCAGAACCAAATTTCTGGATCAATACCAAAAACTATTGGGAAGTTGCAAAGCATCCAAACAATGGAAATCTACAAAAACAAATTATCAGGTTCTCTCCCTCGAGAATTTGGACATCTCACCAGCCTTATTGAACTTGGGATGTCAAACAACTCACTTTCAGGACCTTTACCTGCCAATATATGTTCGGGTGGCAGACTTAAATATCTCTATGCTTCTTTTAATATGTTCAGTGGCCCCATTCCAAGAAGTTTAAAGACATGTACGAGTTTGGTTCGAATTGAACTTATGTCGAACAAACTAACTGGAGATATATCTCAGCATGTTGGTGTGTATCCACAACTCATAACGATGAGCTTGGCATCGAATCGACTCTCTGGGCACATCTCACCGAATCTAGTTGGATGTACCCAGCTAACAGTACTGCATCTAGCACATAATATTATCAAGGGGCCCATACCTCGTATCCTTTCTAAATTGTACAACCTGGTAGTACTAAGACTCGATTATAATCATCTCAGTGGTGAGATTCCACCAGAGCTGTGCATATTAGCCAATCTATATATACTGAAACTATCATCAAACCAGTTATCTGGATCTATACCTACACAGCTAGGAAAGCTCAGCAATTTAGGATACCTTGATATATCTGGGAATAGACTGAGTGGATTAATACCTGAGGACATAGGAGGTTGCATGAAACTTTTGTCATTGAAGATCAACGACAACAACTTCAGTGGGAGTTTGTCGGGTACGATTGGAAATTTAGCAGGCCTGCAGATCATGTTAGATGTGAGCAACAATAACTTCAGTGGCGTGTTGCCGCAGCAACTTGGGAAGTTGGAGATGTTGGAATTTCTGAATTTGTCACATAATCAGTTTAGTGGCAACATTCCATCCTCTTTTGCAAGCATGGCAAGCCTTTCAATGCTTGATGTGTCCTACAATGACTTGGAAGGACCAATCCCAACAACACGGCTACTCCAAAATGCTTCAGCAAGTTGGTTCCTTCCCAATAAAGGTCTGTGTGGTAACCTCTCCGGCCTGCCATCTTGTTATTTAATTCCAGTAGCCGGTCACTATAAATGGAAGACACTTGGTTGCCTTTTACCAATTTCTCTTGTGCTGGCTTTTGGCTTTGTTGCTGCGATTTTTGCCATAATAATGCTTAGTCGTAACAAGAGGAAACCGCAAGAAAGTGTTACCATTGAAGGAAGGAACCTATTCTCTGTATGGAATTTTGATGGAAGATTAGCATTTGATGATATTGTAAAGGCAACGGAAGACTTCAAAGATAATTACATCATTGGAACAGGAGGATATGGCAAAGTCTATAAAGCGCAACTCCAAGACGGCCAGCTAGTTGCCGTGAAGAAACTTCACCAGACCGATGAAGAGTTGGACGATGAAGGAAGATTCCGAAGTGAAATGGAGATCTTAACACAGATCCGACAACGAAGCATTGTTAAAATGTATGGATTCTGCTCCCATCCAGGGTACAAATTTCTCGTCTATGACTACATTCAGCATGGAAGCCTCCACGGGATATTGGAAAATGAGGAGCTAGCAAAGGAATTGGATTGGAACAAGAGAATTTCTCTTGCAAACGACGTGGCACAAGCAATATCTTATTTGCACCACGAATGCTGTCCACCTATAATCCATCGAGATATCACAAGCAACAATATCTTACTTGATACATACTTCAAGGCTTTTGTCTCGGATTTCGGCACGGCAAAGATTCTTAAGCCCGATTCATCAAACTGGAGTGCACTAGCAGGAACATATGGCTACATAGCTCCTG AACTCTCGTACACATCTGTTGTGACGGAGAAATGTGATGTCTATAGCTTTGGCGTGCTTGTGCTAGAGCTAGTGATGGGGAAGCATCCAAGGGATCTATTGGACGGTACTTTGTCGAGTCAGGAACAAGCTATGCTGGTGAAAGATATTATGGACCAACGGCCGACGACACCAACAACAACAGAAGAGAATAGCTTAGCTCTGCTCATCAAGCTGGCCTTTTCTTGCTTGGAATCTTCTCCACAAGCAAGGCCACCCATGCGGGAGGCATGTCAAATACTCATCCAGCGACCCTCTTCTAGCTCCTGCCCCATACC
- the LOC109750459 gene encoding uncharacterized protein, whose product MQPVLYLCLLLMPCLFLVEEAHAAWHGGISLRSQRMALLQWKATLASPPVQMSSWQENNTPCNWTGIVCTAVRHGRRMPRVVTDISLPDAGIRGQLGELNFSALPFLTYIDLTNNSLHGALPASISCLSSLLELYLPYNQLTWKIPDEIGGLQSLRVLELSFNRLTGHIPASLGNLTMLTDLAIHQTMVSGPIPEEIGRLVNLQILQLSNSILSSIIPKTLGNLSRLNTLYLYGNQLSGPIPQELGTLVRLQILELSSNNFSGPIPISITNLTKMNQLFLFENQITGSIPPELGKLAKLNQLVLYKNQITGSIPTELGNLAILNQLELYSNQITGSILPELGNLTVLNELSLYANQITGPIPPELGNLTMLKLDLSDNQISGSIPQEIGNLMNLKCLYLFQNQISGSIPRTFGKLQSMQELLVFDNNLSGSLPQEFEYLISLVTLELSNNSFSGPLPANICSGGKLQYLIAFSNMFNGPIPRSLKTCTSLVEIDLQSNRLIGDISQHFGVYPQLIKMILKSNRLSGHISPNIGACTQLTVLRLAQNMITGSIPPVISKLSNLEQLRLDSNHLSGEIPPEICTLANLYSLNLSSNQLSGSIPTQVEKLSNLGYLDISGNILSGLIPEELGACMKLQSLKINNNNFGGSLPGAIGNLAGLQIMLDVSNNNLSGVLPQQLGKLQMLEFLNLSHNQFSGSIPSSFAGMVSLSTLDVSYNGLEGLVPTTRLLQNASASWFLPNKGLCGNLSGLPPCYSTQVAAHQKGKILCLLLPIVLVMGFSIVVTIAVIKMISRNKSKPQENVTAEARDQFSVWNFNGRLAFDDIVRATEDFDDKYIIGMGGYGKVYKAQLQDGQLVAVKKLHQTEEELDDERRFRSEMEILSQIRQRSIVKMYGFCSHPAYKFLVYDYIQQGSLHRILENEELAKEFDWQKRIALPNDVAQAISYLHHECSPPIIHRDITSNNILLDTTFKAFLSDFGTARILKSDSSNRSALAGTYGYIAPELSYTSVVTEKCDVYSFGIVVLELLMGKHPRDLLDGTFLNGEQTILVQDILDQRVTTPTTTEENNLCLLIKLAFSCLGSFPQARPTMREAYQTLIQRPSSSSCPVPFYALTLQQARDAY is encoded by the exons ATGCAACCTGTGTTGTACCTCTGCCTATTGCTCATGCCCTGCCTATTTCTCGTGGAAGAAGCACATGCGGCGTGGCATGGAGGGATCTCACTGAGGTCTCAACGCATGGCCCTCCTCCAATGGAAAGCTACACTTGCAAGCCCACCGGTGCAGATGAGCTCTTGGCAGGAAAACAACACCCCCTGCAACTGGACGGGCATCGTGTGCACAGCTGTTCGCCATGGCCGCCGCATGCCCAGGGTAGTTACCGACATCTCCCTGCCGGATGCTGGCATCAGGGGCCAGCTTGGTGAGCTCAACTTCTCAGCTCTTCCATTCCTCACATATATTGACCTCACCAACAACAGTCTCCATGGTGCACTACCCGCTAGTATCAGCTGCCTGTCATCACTTTTGGAACTCTACCTTCCCTACAACCAGCTCACATGGAAAATTCCCGATGAGATTGGTGGCCTGCAAAGTCTGAGGGTGCTTGAGCTCTCATTTAACAGACTCACAGGACATATTCCTGCGTCTCTGGGCAACCTAACAATGTTAACTGATCTCGCCATTCACCAAACCATGGTATCAGGTCCCATTCCTGAGGAGATTGGAAGGCTTGTCAACCTGCAAATTCTACAGCTAAGCAATAGCATCTTAAGCAGCATAATACCAAAAACCCTTGGAAATCTGAGCCGGCTAAATACTTTGTACCTGTATGGTAATCAACTTTCAGGTCCTATACCACAAGAACTAGGCACGCTAGTCCGTTTGCAAATTCTTGAgcttagttcaaataatttttcaGGTCCAATTCCAATATCCATAACCAATCTCACTAAGATGAACCAACTTTTTCTCTTTGAAAATCAAATCACAGGTTCAATACCCCCAGAACTAGGCAAACTCGCTAAGCTAAACCAACTTGTTCTCTACAAAAATCAAATAACAGGTTCAATACCCACAGAACTAGGGAACCTCGCTATTCTAAACCAACTTGAACTCTATAGTAATCAAATAACTGGTTCAATACTCCCAGAACTAGGGAATCTCACTGTGCTTAATGAACTTTCTCTCTATGCAAATCAAATCACAGGTCCAATACCTCCAGAACTAGGAAACCTCACTATGCTCA AATTAGACTTGTCCGATAACCAAATATCTGGCTCTATTCCCCAAGAGATTGGCAATCTGATGAACCTCAAATGTTTATACTTGTTTCAGAATCAAATTTCGGGCTCAATACCTAGAACTTTTGGGAAGTTGCAAAGCATGCAAGAACTGCTAGTCTTTGATAACAACTTATCAGGTTCTCTTCCTCAAGAATTTGAATATCTCATCAGCCTTGTTACACTTgagttgtctaacaactcattttCAGGACCTTTACCCGCAAATATTTGTTCAGGTGGGAAACTTCAATATCTCATTGCCTTCTCTAATATGTTCAATGGCCCCATTCCAAGGAGTTTAAAGACATGTACGAGTTTGGTTGAAATTGACCTTCAATCGAACCGTCTAATAGGGGATATATCTCAACACTTTGGTGTGTACCCACAACTCATAAAGATGATCTTGAAATCGAATAGACTCTCTGGGCACATCTCACCAAATATAGGTGCATGTACCCAACTAACGGTGCTACGTCTAGCACAAAATATGATCACGGGTTCCATACCTCCAGTCATTTCGAAATTGTCCAACCTAGAACAACTAAGACTCGATTCTAATCATCTCAGCGGTGAGATTCCACCAGAAATCTGCACTTTAGCAAATCTATATAGCCTTAACTTATCATCAAACCAATTATCTGGATCCATACCTACACAGGTAGAAAAGCTAAGCAATCTAGGATACCTTGATATATCTGGGAACATACTGAGTGGATTAATACCCGAGGAACTAGGAGCATGCATGAAACTACAGTCCCTGAAGATCAACAACAACAACTTTGGTGGGAGCTTGCCTGGTGCGATTGGAAATTTAGCAGGCTTGCAGATCATGTTAGATGTGAGCAACAATAACCTCAGTGGTGTGTTGCCGCAACAACTTGGGAAGTTGCAGATGCTAGAATTTCTGAATTTATCACATAATCAGTTCAGTGGCAGCATTCCATCCTCCTTCGCAGGCATGGTGAGCCTGTCAACACTCGATGTGTCCTACAACGGCTTAGAAGGACTGGTGCCAACAACACGGCTACTCCAAAATGCTTCAGCAAGTTGGTTTCTTCCCAATAAGGGTCTGTGTGGTAACCTCTCTGGCCTGCCACCTTGTTATTCAACCCAAGTAGCTGctcaccaaaaagggaagatactTTGTTTGCTTTTGCCAATTGTTCTTGTGATGGGTTTCAGCATTGTTGTTACAATTGCTGTCATAAAAATGATTAGTCGAAACAAGAgtaaaccacaagaaaatgttaCCGCTGAAGCAAGGGACCAATTCTCTGTTTGGAATTTCAACGGAAGATTGGCATTTGACGATATTGTAAGGGCAACAGAAGACTTTGATGATAAGTACATCATTGGAATGGGGGGATACGGCAAAGTCTACAAGGcacaactccaagatgggcagcTGGTTGCTGTGAAGAAGCTTCATCAGACCGAAGAAGAGTTGGATGACGAAAGAAGATTTCGTAGTGAGATGGAAATCTTATCGCAGATCCGACAACGAAGCATCGTCAAAATGTATGGATTCTGCTCCCATCCAGCGTATAAATTTCTTGTCTACGACTACATTCAGCAGGGCAGCCTCCATAGGATACTGGAAAATGAGGAGCTAGCAAAGGAATTCGATTGGCAGAAGAGAATTGCTCTTCCAAATGATGTGGCTCAAGCAATATCTTATTTGCACCACGAATGCAGTCCACCTATAATCCATCGAGATATCACGAGTAACAACATCTTACTTGATACAACCTTCAAGGCTTTCCTCTCGGATTTCGGCACAGCAAGGATTCTTAAGTCTGATTCATCAAACCGGAGTGCACTAGCAGGAACGTATGGCTACATAGCTCCTG AACTATCGTACACATCTGTTGTGACAGAGAAATGTGATGTATATAGCTTTGGCATTGTTGTGCTAGAGCTACTGATGGGGAAGCATCCGAGGGATCTATTAGATGGTACTTTCTTAAATGGAGAACAAACTATACTGGTGCAAGATATTCTGGACCAACGGGtgacaacaccaacaacaacagaAGAGAACAACTTATGTCTCCTCATTAAGCTGGCCTTTTCTTGCTTGGGTTCTTTTCCACAAGCAAGGCCAACCATGAGGGAGGCATACCAAACGCTCATCCAGCGACCCTCTTCTAGTTCATGTCCCGTGCCTTTCTACGCACTTACATTACAGCAAGCAAGGGATGCATATTAA